In one window of Pirellulales bacterium DNA:
- a CDS encoding Dabb family protein — MLAHMVYFSLHDPTAANKQKMLDACHRYLSSHPGVVLYAAGTCAPYDRPVNDRDFEIALQVVFTDRAAHDAYQTTPRHLEFIENCKSMWKKVRVFDADVTGV; from the coding sequence ATGCTCGCCCACATGGTTTATTTTTCGCTGCACGATCCGACGGCGGCGAATAAGCAGAAGATGCTCGACGCGTGCCATAGGTACTTGTCTAGCCACCCTGGCGTGGTGCTGTATGCCGCCGGGACTTGCGCTCCGTATGACCGGCCGGTGAACGATCGCGATTTCGAGATTGCCTTGCAGGTTGTGTTCACCGATCGAGCAGCCCACGACGCGTATCAAACGACACCACGGCACTTGGAGTTCATCGAAAACTGCAAGTCCATGTGGAAGAAAGTACGAGTTTTTGATGCGGACGTGACAGGCGTCTAA
- a CDS encoding HIT domain-containing protein, which yields MSNEQLWAPWRIGYILGDKDARVSQFPDTLTWLPGAVRECFLCRDAADDSPAGERENLVVGRGGSAIGVLNRYPYNNGHLLVAPQRHVARLQDLNDQEHLDLMRLISRLCDIFEAQMKPAGFNVGLNLGRVAGAGVPGHLHWHIVPRWHGDVNFMPILAGTSVLPQSLDALYDFLKAHMPSK from the coding sequence TTGTCAAACGAACAACTCTGGGCCCCCTGGCGAATTGGATACATTCTGGGCGATAAGGATGCACGGGTTTCGCAATTTCCAGATACGCTTACGTGGCTGCCAGGCGCTGTCCGAGAGTGCTTTCTTTGTCGTGATGCAGCCGACGACAGCCCCGCTGGAGAGCGTGAAAACCTTGTGGTCGGCCGTGGTGGATCGGCCATTGGTGTACTCAACCGCTATCCGTATAACAACGGTCATTTATTAGTTGCGCCCCAGCGGCATGTCGCCCGACTGCAAGACTTAAACGACCAGGAGCATCTCGATCTGATGCGGCTGATTTCCCGTTTGTGCGACATCTTCGAGGCGCAGATGAAGCCTGCGGGCTTCAACGTCGGCCTCAACCTCGGTCGAGTCGCCGGGGCGGGCGTACCAGGTCACCTCCATTGGCACATTGTTCCGCGCTGGCACGGCGACGTAAACTTCATGCCGATCTTGGCTGGGACGAGCGTATTGCCACAATCGCTCGACGCGCTGTACGATTTTCTGAAAGCCCACATGCCTTCAAAGTGA
- the dgt gene encoding dNTP triphosphohydrolase yields MIAPQSAIEPSTLPTREAALLASYATHSTDTGGRRYPEPSHPYRGPFQRDRDRIVHSSAFRRLSHKTQVFTGELGDYHRSRLTHTLECSSIARTVARSLRLNEDLVEALALAHDIGHPPFGHAGEYVLDHCLQHHGGFNHNAQALRLVEQLETRYAGFPGLNLSLEVLEGQRTRVDKQAPGPSPRLESQVVDAADSAAYDTHDADDALVLGLLKLADLEREPLWREAARRVRQRYSALEATELRRAVVHEMVDWQVSDLLETTRQRIVANHIETIEQVRRAAPLALPSSEMAELKRQFEVVLKDRVYRHPQVLRVRDRVQAHLEAAFQYYLSRPDQLPDESQQRIAADGVHRTVADYLACLTDRAASSEFERLLGGE; encoded by the coding sequence GTGATCGCGCCTCAATCCGCCATCGAACCATCGACTCTCCCGACGCGCGAAGCCGCGCTGTTGGCCTCTTACGCTACGCACAGTACAGATACTGGCGGCCGACGATACCCAGAGCCGTCGCATCCGTATCGCGGGCCGTTTCAGCGAGATCGCGACCGCATCGTTCACAGTTCCGCGTTCCGCCGCCTGAGCCACAAGACGCAGGTCTTCACGGGGGAGTTGGGCGATTATCACCGCAGCCGACTGACACATACGCTCGAATGTAGTTCGATCGCCCGCACGGTCGCTCGCTCGTTGCGATTGAATGAAGATTTAGTCGAAGCGTTGGCATTGGCCCACGACATCGGCCACCCGCCATTCGGCCATGCCGGCGAATATGTGCTCGATCATTGCCTACAGCATCACGGCGGCTTCAATCACAACGCGCAAGCCCTGCGGCTGGTCGAGCAATTAGAGACGCGGTATGCCGGATTTCCCGGATTGAATCTTTCGCTGGAAGTGCTTGAAGGGCAAAGGACGCGAGTCGACAAGCAGGCTCCTGGACCGTCACCTCGATTGGAATCGCAAGTGGTTGATGCGGCCGACAGCGCAGCCTACGATACCCACGATGCCGACGATGCGCTAGTGTTGGGCCTGTTGAAGCTCGCCGATTTAGAGCGTGAACCGCTGTGGCGGGAAGCGGCGCGCCGAGTGCGGCAGAGATATTCGGCGCTGGAAGCAACCGAATTGCGCCGCGCGGTGGTGCATGAAATGGTCGATTGGCAAGTCAGCGATTTGTTGGAAACGACTCGTCAGCGAATTGTTGCGAATCACATCGAAACCATCGAGCAAGTTCGCCGTGCTGCGCCGCTGGCACTTCCGAGCAGCGAAATGGCCGAGTTGAAGCGCCAGTTCGAGGTGGTCTTGAAAGATCGAGTCTATCGACATCCTCAAGTCCTGCGTGTGCGAGATCGCGTCCAGGCGCATCTCGAGGCCGCTTTCCAGTATTACCTGAGCCGGCCCGATCAACTCCCCGACGAATCTCAACAGCGGATTGCCGCCGATGGCGTCCACCGAACCGTCGCCGACTATCTCGCCTGCCTGACCGATCGGGCCGCATCCAGTGAGTTTGAACGATTACTGGGAGGCGAGTGA
- a CDS encoding S1 RNA-binding domain-containing protein, which translates to MSSDQERLPTPDNAPAMAVSTAPPSAPAMPLPDPAAANEKTGDSHALDLAGDSPSPRIKIGTQRAGVLAPKVEPRTQIAYRTPPPSPTETPPSAAEAPSPRPQILRKAGPQKSRFDIASPPQGKVEKPNLRHALSPELEIELAEALGDSTLDELIAAEASGPAATEGLEAESRHQARVLRIFRDHVFVDLGGRNQGVLAFHQFPEEPPIGAEIEIVVNRFNPDDGLYECTLSGASVDVGDWSDISEGITVDARITGHNKGGLECEVGKIHGFIPAGQISIYRVENFEEFVGQNWPCVVVEANRERRNLVLSRRAVLEREQAEAKKQLLETLQVGDVREGIVRSVRDFGAFVDLGGVDGMIHVSQMSWDRVKHPSEVLEVGQKVKVKIHKIDPDTHKISLAYRDLFESPWTNAAAKYPVTAKVGGKVSKIMDFGAFVKLEPGVEGLVHISELSFKRVFRVTDVVQEGQEIEAKVLSVDPENQRISLSMKALEARPEPPKKQDQPPEPEPEAEASPPPRRAKRKVPLQGGLGRSPMGEKFGLKW; encoded by the coding sequence ATGTCCTCCGATCAAGAACGACTGCCGACACCCGACAACGCCCCCGCTATGGCAGTTTCAACTGCACCGCCCTCCGCACCGGCAATGCCGCTACCCGATCCTGCCGCTGCCAACGAAAAAACCGGCGACAGCCATGCATTGGACTTGGCAGGAGATTCGCCATCGCCGCGAATCAAGATCGGCACGCAGCGCGCCGGCGTTCTCGCGCCAAAGGTCGAGCCGCGCACGCAAATTGCCTATCGCACGCCGCCGCCATCGCCGACGGAAACGCCACCAAGCGCCGCCGAAGCCCCTTCGCCGCGGCCGCAGATTCTCCGCAAGGCCGGTCCGCAAAAATCGAGGTTCGACATTGCATCACCGCCGCAAGGAAAAGTGGAAAAACCCAACTTGCGACACGCCTTGTCGCCGGAGTTGGAAATCGAATTGGCCGAAGCGCTCGGGGACTCCACGCTCGATGAACTTATCGCGGCCGAGGCAAGCGGGCCGGCAGCGACCGAGGGGTTGGAAGCGGAGTCGCGCCACCAGGCCCGCGTGCTGCGCATTTTTCGCGACCATGTATTCGTCGATTTGGGAGGACGTAATCAGGGCGTGCTGGCGTTCCATCAGTTCCCCGAAGAGCCGCCCATCGGTGCGGAAATTGAGATTGTCGTCAACCGGTTCAATCCCGACGATGGTTTGTATGAATGTACGCTGTCGGGCGCAAGCGTCGACGTTGGCGACTGGTCGGACATCTCAGAAGGCATTACCGTCGATGCCCGCATCACCGGCCATAATAAGGGCGGGCTGGAATGTGAGGTTGGCAAAATCCACGGCTTCATTCCGGCCGGTCAGATTTCGATCTACCGCGTGGAGAATTTTGAAGAATTCGTCGGCCAGAATTGGCCGTGCGTCGTAGTGGAAGCCAATCGCGAACGGCGCAATTTGGTGCTTAGCCGCCGTGCGGTCTTGGAGCGCGAACAGGCCGAAGCGAAAAAACAATTGCTCGAAACACTTCAAGTCGGCGATGTACGCGAGGGCATCGTGCGCTCGGTTCGAGATTTCGGCGCGTTCGTCGATTTAGGCGGCGTCGACGGTATGATCCACGTCAGCCAAATGAGTTGGGACCGGGTCAAGCATCCGAGCGAAGTGTTGGAGGTCGGCCAAAAAGTGAAGGTCAAGATCCACAAGATCGACCCCGACACGCACAAGATCAGTCTCGCCTATCGCGATTTGTTCGAAAGTCCTTGGACCAACGCCGCCGCGAAATACCCCGTGACGGCCAAAGTCGGCGGCAAGGTCTCGAAGATCATGGATTTTGGCGCGTTTGTAAAATTGGAGCCCGGCGTCGAGGGGCTGGTTCACATTTCTGAATTGTCGTTCAAGCGGGTGTTTCGCGTGACCGACGTAGTCCAAGAAGGGCAGGAGATCGAAGCGAAAGTGCTGTCGGTCGACCCGGAGAATCAGCGCATCAGCCTGTCGATGAAAGCGCTGGAAGCGCGACCGGAGCCGCCGAAGAAGCAGGATCAACCGCCCGAACCAGAACCAGAGGCCGAAGCGTCTCCGCCGCCACGCAGGGCCAAGCGTAAAGTGCCGCTGCAGGGCGGACTGGGCCGCTCGCCAATGGGCGAAAAGTTCGGCCTGAAGTGGTGA
- a CDS encoding FG-GAP repeat protein, with protein sequence MFGRFESLESRQMMTSSGDFNGDGVQDLAIGLPGKDIGQFIDAGQVSVLYGNVNSGLATTKNQLWDLTRPGVRGNAHSLDLFGSSLTVGDFNADGFDDLAIGAPGKEVVGLEGAGAVTVLYGSINGLVATFSQFWTADDISVGGGAQEDAGFGSALTTGDFDGDGIADLAIGSPSQDHGSKKEIGAVYVLYGTILGLDDTGAQIWSQATTTIKATPRRGSQFGAVLAAGDYDGNDIDDLAIGAPDNKPFATTNVVYGTWVGLSSIGNQRFNYGGSALASGDFDADEFDDLAIGSIRNRNQTRGMVSVIYGSDDGLPQRTRQVMTLATLGETSAVGDSFGATLASGDFNGDLASDLVIGAPRATADGVKHAGLVQVVYGTVLNGLTANDTRQFTQGPGVHDKTPSDTLYGHALAVGDYNGDGLSDLAVGVPTITWNSNIATGIAWAYYGSENNALSTIDDQLWRMGLTGLLGHADSYDYFGWSLA encoded by the coding sequence ATGTTCGGGCGCTTCGAATCGCTCGAATCGCGACAAATGATGACTAGTAGCGGCGATTTTAACGGCGACGGCGTGCAAGACCTTGCCATCGGCCTGCCGGGAAAGGACATCGGGCAATTCATCGACGCTGGTCAGGTGAGTGTTTTGTACGGCAACGTGAACAGCGGTCTGGCGACGACGAAAAATCAGCTTTGGGATTTGACGCGGCCCGGGGTGCGCGGCAATGCGCACAGTCTCGATTTGTTTGGTTCGAGTTTGACTGTCGGCGATTTCAACGCCGACGGTTTTGACGACCTGGCCATCGGCGCGCCTGGAAAGGAAGTTGTTGGCCTGGAAGGGGCTGGCGCCGTGACAGTTCTTTACGGCTCGATCAACGGTCTGGTCGCGACTTTCAGCCAGTTTTGGACAGCCGACGATATTTCCGTTGGCGGCGGAGCACAAGAGGATGCTGGCTTTGGATCGGCTTTGACCACCGGCGACTTCGACGGCGATGGCATTGCCGATTTGGCCATCGGTTCGCCGTCGCAAGACCACGGCTCGAAAAAGGAAATTGGCGCCGTCTATGTGCTGTATGGAACGATCCTCGGTCTGGATGACACAGGGGCGCAAATCTGGAGTCAGGCGACGACTACCATCAAGGCAACCCCGCGCCGCGGATCTCAATTTGGCGCTGTCCTCGCCGCCGGCGACTACGATGGCAACGACATCGACGACTTGGCGATCGGCGCGCCGGATAATAAGCCCTTCGCAACCACCAACGTCGTTTACGGCACGTGGGTCGGCCTTAGTTCGATCGGAAATCAACGGTTCAACTACGGCGGCTCGGCGCTGGCCAGTGGCGACTTCGATGCCGACGAATTCGACGACCTGGCTATTGGATCGATCCGGAATCGAAACCAGACCCGCGGCATGGTATCGGTGATCTACGGTAGCGACGACGGCTTGCCCCAACGCACGCGACAAGTGATGACCCTGGCGACACTCGGCGAAACGTCGGCGGTCGGCGATTCGTTCGGCGCGACATTGGCAAGCGGCGATTTCAACGGCGATCTGGCAAGTGACTTGGTGATTGGCGCACCGCGGGCGACTGCCGACGGCGTCAAGCATGCCGGCCTTGTTCAAGTCGTTTACGGCACGGTCCTGAATGGTCTGACAGCGAACGATACCCGGCAATTCACCCAAGGCCCCGGCGTGCACGACAAAACCCCGAGCGACACGCTCTACGGTCACGCCCTGGCGGTGGGCGATTACAACGGTGACGGCCTTTCCGACCTGGCCGTCGGCGTGCCGACGATCACTTGGAACTCGAACATCGCCACGGGCATTGCCTGGGCCTACTATGGATCGGAGAACAACGCCCTTTCGACGATCGACGACCAATTGTGGCGAATGGGTTTGACCGGCTTGCTCGGACACGCCGATTCGTACGACTATTTCGGATGGTCGCTGGCATAA